In Micromonospora sp. WMMA1363, a genomic segment contains:
- a CDS encoding homoserine dehydrogenase yields the protein MRLALLGCGTVGGEVLRLLHEQSADLAARIGAPLEIAGIAVRRIGRDRGDLPVDPALFTTDPLALIKRDDVDVVVEVVGGIEPARSWLVEALRAGKSVVTANKALLAEDGGALHDAAAEGGGDLYYEASVAGAIPLLRPLRESLHGDRITRVTGIVNGTTNFILSAMDATGAGFAEALEEATELGYAEADPTADVEGFDAAAKAAILASLAFHTRVGAADVYRAGITEVTAADVASAKAMGCTIKLLCIAARAVDPAGRETVSVRVHPAMIPLTHPLASVGDAFNAVFVEADAAGQLMFYGRGAGGAPTASAVLGDVVAVSRNRLAGVRAASESAYADLPVRPMGEALTRYHISLDVADRPGVLEAVAGVFARHAVSIATVRQGPAGGGSAGQGEDADLVIVTHVAPDAALAATVRELRGLDIVRSVASVLRVEGGL from the coding sequence GTGCGCTTGGCGCTGCTCGGCTGCGGCACGGTCGGAGGCGAGGTGCTCCGGCTGCTGCACGAGCAGTCCGCCGACCTCGCCGCCCGGATCGGTGCGCCGCTGGAGATCGCCGGCATCGCCGTCCGCCGGATCGGCCGGGACCGGGGTGACCTGCCAGTCGACCCGGCGCTGTTCACCACCGACCCGCTTGCTCTGATCAAACGCGACGACGTCGACGTGGTGGTCGAGGTGGTCGGCGGCATCGAGCCGGCCCGGAGCTGGCTGGTGGAGGCGCTACGGGCCGGTAAGAGCGTGGTCACGGCGAACAAGGCGCTGCTCGCCGAGGACGGCGGCGCGCTGCACGACGCGGCCGCCGAGGGCGGCGGCGACCTCTACTACGAGGCGTCCGTGGCCGGGGCGATCCCGTTGCTGCGGCCGCTGCGCGAGTCGCTGCACGGTGACCGGATAACCCGGGTGACCGGCATCGTCAACGGCACCACGAACTTCATCCTCTCCGCGATGGACGCCACCGGTGCGGGCTTCGCCGAGGCGCTCGAGGAGGCGACCGAGCTGGGGTACGCCGAGGCCGACCCGACCGCCGACGTGGAGGGCTTCGACGCGGCGGCCAAGGCGGCCATCCTGGCCTCGCTGGCGTTCCACACCCGGGTCGGCGCGGCCGACGTGTACCGGGCGGGGATCACCGAGGTCACCGCCGCGGACGTGGCCAGCGCCAAGGCGATGGGCTGCACGATCAAGCTTCTCTGCATCGCCGCCCGAGCCGTGGACCCGGCCGGCCGCGAGACGGTCAGCGTCCGGGTACACCCGGCGATGATCCCGCTGACCCATCCCCTGGCCAGCGTCGGCGATGCCTTCAACGCGGTCTTCGTCGAGGCCGACGCGGCCGGGCAGCTGATGTTCTACGGCCGGGGTGCGGGCGGTGCGCCGACCGCCAGTGCCGTGCTCGGCGACGTGGTCGCGGTTTCCCGCAACCGGCTCGCCGGGGTCCGGGCGGCCAGCGAGTCCGCGTACGCCGACCTGCCGGTGCGGCCGATGGGCGAGGCGCTCACCCGCTACCACATCAGCCTCGACGTGGCCGACCGACCGGGTGTCCTGGAGGCAGTGGCCGGGGTGTTCGCCCGGCACGCCGTCTCGATCGCGACCGTGAGGCAGGGGCCGGCCGGCGGCGGCTCGGCCGGCCAGGGCGAGGACGCCGACCTGGTCATCGTCACCCATGTCGCGCCGGACGCCGCGCTCGCCGCGACCGTCCGGGAGCTGCGCGGGCTGGACATCGTCCGGTCGGTGGCCAGTGTGCTCCGGGTGGAGGGTGGTCTCTGA
- the lysA gene encoding diaminopimelate decarboxylase — translation MRAHEAGALHGDIGSRGPAWLRTPADVNVLVSALWPRNVARAADGALAVAGRPVRAVAAEFGTPVYVLDEDDLRSRCRDFRAAFPTEDVYYAGKAFLCRAVVRMIAEEGLHLDVCTGGELATALSAGMPPERIGFHGNNKSAVELTRALDAGVGRIIVDSFQEIDRLTALARQRGVRPRVLVRVTVGVEAHTHEFIATAHEDQKFGFSLAGGAAAAAAFKILDEGVLELRGLHSHIGSQIFDASGFEVSARRVLALQSQIRDARGVELPELDLGGGFGIAYTTQDDPATPADLAKRLRKIVDTECAAERLAVPHLSVEPGRAIVGPAVFTLYEVGTVKDVDGIRTYVSVDGGMSDNIRTALYDASYSATVASRASVAEPMLARVVGKHCESGDIVVKDEFLPADVRPGDLVAVPGTGAYCRSMASNYNHVPRPPVVAVRDGQARLIVRRETEEDLLALDVG, via the coding sequence GTGCGCGCTCACGAGGCCGGTGCCCTGCACGGCGACATCGGCAGCCGAGGGCCGGCCTGGCTGCGTACCCCCGCCGACGTCAACGTCCTGGTGTCGGCGTTGTGGCCGCGTAACGTCGCACGCGCGGCCGACGGCGCGCTCGCCGTCGCCGGCCGGCCGGTCCGCGCCGTGGCCGCCGAGTTCGGCACCCCGGTGTACGTGCTGGACGAGGACGACCTGCGCTCGCGCTGCCGCGACTTCCGGGCCGCGTTCCCGACCGAGGACGTCTACTACGCCGGCAAGGCGTTCCTCTGCCGTGCCGTGGTCCGGATGATCGCCGAGGAGGGCCTGCACCTCGACGTCTGCACCGGCGGGGAGCTGGCCACGGCGTTGTCGGCGGGGATGCCGCCGGAGCGGATCGGCTTCCACGGCAACAACAAGTCGGCGGTGGAGCTGACCCGGGCGCTGGACGCCGGGGTGGGCCGGATCATCGTCGACTCGTTCCAGGAGATCGACCGACTCACCGCGCTGGCCCGACAGCGCGGCGTCCGGCCCAGGGTCCTGGTCCGGGTCACCGTCGGCGTCGAGGCGCACACCCACGAGTTCATCGCCACCGCCCACGAGGACCAGAAGTTCGGTTTCTCCCTCGCCGGCGGCGCCGCCGCGGCGGCCGCCTTCAAGATCCTTGACGAGGGTGTGCTGGAGCTGCGTGGACTGCACTCGCACATCGGGTCGCAGATCTTCGACGCCAGCGGCTTCGAGGTGTCCGCCCGTCGGGTGCTGGCCCTACAGTCGCAGATCCGCGACGCGCGCGGGGTGGAGCTGCCCGAGCTGGACCTGGGTGGCGGCTTCGGCATCGCATACACCACGCAGGACGACCCGGCCACGCCGGCCGACCTGGCGAAGCGGCTGCGGAAGATCGTCGACACGGAGTGCGCGGCCGAGCGGCTGGCCGTGCCGCACCTGTCCGTCGAACCGGGCCGGGCGATCGTCGGGCCGGCCGTGTTCACCCTCTACGAGGTGGGCACGGTGAAGGACGTGGACGGCATCCGGACGTACGTCAGCGTCGACGGCGGGATGAGCGACAACATCCGCACGGCGCTGTACGACGCGTCGTACTCGGCGACGGTGGCCTCCCGGGCGAGCGTGGCCGAGCCGATGCTCGCCCGCGTGGTGGGAAAGCATTGTGAGTCCGGGGACATCGTGGTGAAGGATGAGTTCCTGCCGGCCGACGTGCGGCCCGGAGATCTCGTGGCGGTGCCCGGTACAGGTGCGTACTGCCGGAGCATGGCCAGCAACTACAACCACGTGCCGCGCCCGCCGGTGGTGGCGGTGCGGGATGGCCAGGCACGCCTGATCGTTCGGCGGGAGACCGAAGAGGACCTGCTCGCTTTGGATGTGGGATGA